The following are from one region of the Siniperca chuatsi isolate FFG_IHB_CAS linkage group LG13, ASM2008510v1, whole genome shotgun sequence genome:
- the asap1a gene encoding arf-GAP with SH3 domain, ANK repeat and PH domain-containing protein 1a isoform X2, protein MMSDQISVCEFLSETTEDYNSPTTSSFTTRLQSCRNTVSILEEALDQDRSALQKVKKSVKSIYSSGQEHAGNQESFSQALERLGGNNFELGAAFVKFSCLVKELAALLKNLLQSLSHNVVFTLDSLLKGDLKGVKGDLKKPFDKAWKDYETKLKVQNLNTNSANSTKIEKEKREHAKQHGMIRSEITGAEIAEEMEKERRLFQLQMCEYLIKVNEIKTKKGVDLLQNLIKYYHAQCNFFQDGLKTADKLKQYIEKLAADLFNIKQSQDEEKKQLTALRDLIKSSLQLDQREDSQSKQSGYSMHQLQGNKEFGSEKKGYLLKKSDGLRKVWQRRKCSVKSGVLTISHATSNRQPVRLNLLTCQVKPSAEDKKCFDLISHNRTYHFQAEDEPEFVSWVSVLTNSKEEALNVAFQGGGQSSGVEEEEELTKSIIDEVLRSPGNDTCCDCGAADPRWISTNLGVLTCIECSGIHREMGVHVSRIQSLELDKLGTSELLLARNVGNCSFNEIMEASLPSPSLKPTASSDMTARKEFINAKYIDRKFVRRTASTSTSRSDDVYEVVRSRDVLSIIQLYAEGVELLQPLPEPGKEAGETALHYCVRTADHTSLHLVDFLVQNSGNLDGQTDRGNTALHYCCLYNKPQCVKLLLRGKPDIHITNQSGETALDITRRLKNSQCEEPLVEAVCGRFNPHVHVEYDWNLRLDELDESDDELDDKPCPVKKERSLRPQSFCPSSSVSSQEKLSLPASFVPAHRDKQRLSYGAFANPVYSTSSENPPSPGPDTSGPSPAARSQGKGPAASPPTSLALTSQTSGGGSSTLKKRPPPPPPGHKRTLSDPPSPVLQGPTGKGSELTPPPGNRTNKFEGIQQQQSTTSSNTKSTLGPRVLPKLPQKVALRKIDTIHLPSVDKPSQPPDLLHKPSCSSQSDPQKSPPFIDTSPKPPLTSVDSAQRAPLAEKPQLSDLPPKPNLSDLPPKPLLKDLPPKPQIADLPPKPPLSDRPGPAPVATETQGSKMAPAAESQSLVQQGELSPQQAAEDVDESAPGAVETPVPLPRKINTVKSKIRRVKTIYDCQADNEDELTFAEGEVIVVTGEEDQEWWIGHIEGQPERRGVFPMSFVHNLCD, encoded by the exons ATGATGTCGGATCAGATCTCCGTGTGTGAGTTCCTGTCGGAGACCACCGAGGACTACAACTCCCCCACCACGTCCAGCTTCACCACCcggctgcagagctgcaggaaCACCGTCAGCATCCTGGAGGAG gcTCTGGATCAGGACCGCTCAGCTCTGCAGAAGGTGAAGAAGTCGGTGAAATCCATCTACAGCTCAGGACAAG AGCATGCTGGGAACCAGGAGAGCTTCAGCCAGGCTCTGGAGCGACTGGGAGGAAACAACTTTGAACTGGGAGCAGCCTTCGTTAAGTTCTCCTGCCTCGTTAAAGAACTCGCCGCTCTGCTTAAGAACCTG CTGCAGAGTTTGAGTCATAACGTGGTCTTCACTCTGGACTCGCTGCTGAAAGGAGATCTGAAGGGAGTTAAAGGG GATCTGAAGAAACCTTTTGATAAAGCCTGGAAGGACTACGAGACCAAGTT gAAAGTGCAGAATCTGAACACTAATAGTGCGAAcag CACAAAGATcgagaaggagaagagggaaCACGCCAAACAACACGGGATGATCCGAAGTGAAATCACCGGAGCTGAAATCGCtgaagagatggagaaagagaggaggctgTTCCAGCTGCAGATGTGTGAG TATCTGATCAAAGTCAATGAGATTAAAACCAAGAAGGGAGTGGACCTGCTGCAGAACCTGATCAAGTATTACCACGCTCAGTGCAA tttttttcaGGACGGTTTGAAAACAGCCGACAAACTGAAGCAGTACATCGAGAAACTGGCTGCTGACCTGTTCAAT ATCAAACAGAGTCAAGACGAGGAGAAGAAGCAGCTGACGGCCCTCAGAGATCTCATCAAGAGCTCCTTACAGCTGGACCAGAGGGAG gactCTCAGAGTAAACAGAGTGGATACAGTATGCACCAGCTGCAGGGAAACAAGGAGTTTGGCAGCGAGAAGAAAGGATACCTGCTAAAGAAGAGTGACGG GCTGAGGAAGGTCTGGCAGCGAAGGAAGTGCTCAGTGAAGAGCGGCGTCCTCACTATTTCTCACGCTACA tccaACAGGCAGCCTGTCAGACTGAACCTGCTCACCTGTCAGGTGAAACCCAGTGCAGAGGATAAGAAATGCTTCGACCTCATCTCCC ATAATCGGACGTACCACTTCCAGGCGGAAGACGAGCCGGAGTTTGTCAG ctggGTGTCTGTGCTGACCAACAGTAAGGAGGAGGCCCTGAACGTGGCGTTTCAGGGCGGAGGTCAGAGTTcaggtgtggaggaggaggaggagctcacCAAGAGCATCATCGACGAGGTGCTGCGGTCGCCAGGCAACGACACCTGCTGCGACTGTGGAGCtgcag ATCCTCGCTGGATCTCCACAAACCTGGGCGTTCTGACCTGCATCGAGTGTTCAGGGATCCACAGGGAGATGGGAGTCCACGTGTCCAGAATCCAGAGTCTGGAACTGGACAAACTGGGAACCTCGGAGCTGCTG CTTGCTAGGAATGTTGGGAACTGTAGTTTCAATGAGATCATGGAGGCCAGCCTACCGTCTCCATCCCTGAAGCCGACGGCCTCCAGCGACAT GACAGCGAGGAAGGAGTTCATCAATGCCAAGTACATCGACCGCAAGTTCGTCAGGCGTACCGCGTCCACGTCGACCAGCAGGTCGGATGACGTGTACGAAGTGGTGCGATCCAGAGATGTGCTGTCAATCATCCAGCTGTACGCTGAGGGGGTGGAGCTACTGCAGCCCCTCCCCGAACCAGGCAAG GAAGCAGGAGAGACGGCGTTACATTACTGTGTTCGGACAGCTGATCACACCTCTCTCCACCTGGTCGACTTCCTGGTCCAGAACAG tggtAACCtggacggacagacggacagaggAAACACAGCTCTGCATTACTGCTGTCTGTACAACAAACCACAGTgtgtgaagctgctgctgagagGAAAACCTGACATCCACATCA ccaatcagagcggAGAGACAGCGCTGGACATTACCCGCAGACTGAAGAACTCCCAGTGCGAAGAACCG TTGGTGGAGGCGGTTTGTGGCAGGTTTAACCCTCACGTTCACGTCGAATACGACTGGAACCTCAGACTGGACGAACTGGATGAGAGCGATGACGAACTGGACGACAAG CCCTGTCCGGTGAAGAAGGAGCGCTCTCTCCGTCCTCAGAGTTTCTGTCCGTCCTCCAGTGTTTCCTCTCAGGAGAAGCTCTCTTTGCCGGCCTCCTTCGTTCCAGCTCACCGGGACAAGCAGCGGCTCTCCTATGGGGCATTTGCCAATCCTGTCTACAGCACCTCCTCCGAGAATCCTCCATCCCCCGGGCCCGACACCTCTGGACCTTCACCGGCTGCCAGGAGCCAGGGGAAAG GCCCCGCCGCCAGCCCGCCCACCTCCCTCGCCCTCACCTCCCAGACCAGTGGAGGAGGAAGCTCCACCCTGAAGAAGAGaccccctccccctccacctgGACACAAGCGCACCCTGTCCGACCCCCCCAGCCCAGTGCTGCAGGGACCCACAGGTAAAG GAAGCGAGTTGACCCCCCCACCTGGAAACAGGACCAACAAGTTTGAGGgaatccagcagcagcagag TACGACCTCCAGTAACACCAAGTCCACGCTGGGACCCAGAGTTCTACCCAAACTGCCTCAGAAAG TGGCTTTAAGGAAGATCGACACCATCCACCTCCCCTCTGTGGACAAACCCAGCCAGCCTCCAGACCTCCTCCACAAACCCTCCTGCTCTTCCCAGTCCGACCCCCAGAAGTCTCCTCCCTTCATTGACACCTCCCCTAAACCCCCTCTCACCTCGGTGGACTCCGCCCAGAGAGCCCCATTGGCGGAGAAGCCCCAGCTGTCCGACCTCCCCCCCAAGCCTAACCTGTCCGACCTCCCCCCAAAACCCCTCCTCAAAGACCTCCCGCCCAAACCCCAGATCGCAGACCTTCCCCCCAAACCGCCACTCAGTGACAGGCCTGGCCCCGCCCCTGTTGCTACAGAGACGCAGGGATCCAAGATGGCACCGGCAGCAGAGAGCCAGTCGTTGGTCCAGCAGGGGGAGCTGTCCCCGCAACAGGCCGCTGAAGATGTTGACGAGTCGGCGCCCGGTGCCGTGGAGACGCCCGTCCCGCTGCCGCGCAAAATCAACACT GTGAAGAGCAAAATCCGGCGGGTGAAAACCATCTACGACTGTCAGGCCGACAACGAGGACGAACTGACCTTCGCCGAGGGAGAAGTCATCGTCGTCACTGGAGAGGAGGACCAGGAGTGGTGG ATCGGACACATCGAGGGACAGCCGGAGAGGAGAGGCGTCTTCCCCATGTCCTTCGTTCACAACCTCTGTGATTGA